Proteins from one Streptomyces sp. NBC_00289 genomic window:
- a CDS encoding DUF5987 family protein gives MPTSGRRTILQALTAAVATLAAGRIADPAMTSAAAAMTESRPVQTLLAFADTLIPGQHRFPGDVVVADAVTGPGAVQAGAIDILTSPHLALEPLLPSIASLLDARAVAYATARLIWLTPFRPPFVGLAFSHRTALVESLFNPGDVDRPVWQVLSLLMGLAFDTAGQYDTQQAVTQTHPGLAWLGFPEPDADGLWRFVDFSYGRPLAALHPATSPSGSPA, from the coding sequence GTGCCAACCTCCGGCCGACGGACCATCCTGCAGGCTCTGACCGCCGCCGTCGCGACGCTGGCTGCCGGGAGGATCGCCGATCCAGCGATGACCTCGGCCGCGGCAGCAATGACAGAGAGCCGTCCAGTACAGACGCTGCTGGCGTTCGCCGACACACTGATACCGGGTCAGCACCGCTTTCCGGGCGATGTCGTGGTCGCTGACGCTGTCACCGGTCCCGGCGCAGTGCAGGCCGGCGCCATCGACATACTCACCTCACCACACCTGGCCCTGGAACCGCTGCTTCCGTCGATCGCATCGCTGCTGGATGCCCGGGCTGTCGCCTACGCCACGGCCCGGCTCATCTGGCTGACGCCTTTCCGGCCGCCGTTCGTCGGCCTGGCGTTCTCCCATCGGACTGCTTTGGTGGAGAGCCTGTTCAACCCCGGTGACGTGGATCGGCCAGTCTGGCAGGTCCTGAGTCTGCTGATGGGGCTGGCCTTCGATACCGCCGGACAGTACGACACACAACAGGCCGTCACCCAGACACATCCAGGCCTGGCATGGCTGGGCTTTCCCGAGCCGGACGCGGACGGCCTGTGGAGATTCGTCGACTTCTCCTACGGACGCCCACTGGCGGCCCTCCACCCTGCCACAAGCCCTTCGGGCAGCCCGGCATGA